A single window of Dermacentor albipictus isolate Rhodes 1998 colony chromosome 1, USDA_Dalb.pri_finalv2, whole genome shotgun sequence DNA harbors:
- the LOC139054740 gene encoding uncharacterized protein: MTPKDLTRRRGSNESVCKMAPQRGRLRESAACLVGSCPIVCLSVNQLFSKLRCVWSISGHHQVDLDKSCTASEADGCLHLEELSLWNNFLWVVSIKLRKGQLGLACLCGRVVSLAFNTRLRRSFILVHWPLMQHLSIEFLELLE; encoded by the exons ATGACGCCGAAGGACTTGACACGACGGCGAGGCTCCAACGAAAGC GTCTGCAAGATGGCACCACAGCGCGGCCGCCTACGAGAGTCGGCTGCGTGCCTTGTCGGCAGCTGTCCCATCGTGTGCCTGTCGGTCAACCAGCTCTTCTCCAAACTTCGCTGCGTGTGGAGCATCTCGGGCCATCACCAGGTGGACCTCGACAAGTCATGTACGGCCAGCGAAGCCGACGGGTGCCTCCACCTTGAGGAGCTGTCCCTATGGAACAACTTCCTGTGGGTCGTCAGCATCAAGCTACGCAAAGGACAGCTGGGCCTGGCTTGCCTGTGCGGACGCGTGGTGTCTTTGGCCTTCAACACGCGGCTCAGGCGGTCCTTCATTCTGGTTCATTGGCCGCTGATGCAGCACCTCTCTATCGAGTTCCTGGAGCTGCTCGAGTAA